In Fluviispira sanaruensis, a genomic segment contains:
- a CDS encoding sugar ABC transporter permease encodes MNFLNQNSADKINSDVNKSELLEIIIASFKKNIRQYTMLIALFVIWAVFTYLTGSLFLSPRNLSNLFLQTSTVGVLAIGMTMILVAGHLDLSVGSVAGFIGAASAVLQVNYNWPTVPTVLATLSLGALIGLWQGYWVAYRRIPAFIVTLASMIAFRGAILGITDGRTIGPMSDSFKLIGQGYIPPFIYTLDKQFDEMGKPVLDEFNNPVLGYNSLLSNKFYIGEQPPFNDLTILIAIICIILFILLKIKKRNSRIKYGFTVLPKSLELLSIILYSLSIAAFFLVMAFYMGIPYAVLVVFILGITFHIVTNNTIFGRHIYAMGGNVEAARLSGINIKRNTLFVFILMGALTAVAGIILTARLNAATTSAGQNFELDAISAAIIGGTSTMGGVGTIFGAIIGALVMASLDNGMSLLNIEVTWQYIVKGSILLLAVWVDIATRKKS; translated from the coding sequence ATGAATTTTCTTAATCAAAATTCTGCTGATAAAATAAATTCAGACGTGAATAAATCCGAATTATTGGAAATAATTATAGCGTCATTTAAAAAAAATATTCGTCAATATACAATGCTTATTGCTTTGTTTGTTATCTGGGCAGTCTTTACTTATTTAACAGGCTCACTTTTTCTTTCGCCAAGAAATTTATCGAATTTGTTTTTACAAACGTCAACTGTGGGTGTTTTAGCTATCGGAATGACGATGATATTAGTGGCTGGTCATCTCGATCTTTCTGTTGGTTCAGTTGCAGGATTTATTGGAGCAGCGAGTGCTGTTTTGCAAGTAAATTACAATTGGCCAACTGTGCCGACTGTACTTGCAACGCTTTCATTAGGTGCGCTTATAGGCCTGTGGCAAGGTTATTGGGTTGCATATAGAAGAATTCCAGCTTTTATTGTTACATTAGCTAGTATGATCGCTTTTCGTGGAGCGATATTAGGAATAACAGATGGACGCACAATTGGCCCCATGAGTGATTCATTTAAATTAATAGGACAAGGTTATATTCCGCCATTTATCTATACTCTGGATAAGCAATTTGATGAAATGGGAAAACCTGTTCTTGATGAATTTAATAATCCTGTCTTGGGCTACAATTCTTTATTGTCAAATAAATTTTATATAGGTGAACAACCACCATTCAATGATTTAACAATTCTGATTGCAATTATTTGTATCATACTTTTTATTTTATTAAAGATCAAAAAAAGAAATTCGAGAATAAAATATGGTTTTACAGTCCTGCCAAAGAGTCTCGAATTATTAAGTATTATTTTATACTCATTATCTATAGCTGCATTTTTCTTAGTGATGGCATTTTATATGGGGATTCCTTATGCAGTATTGGTCGTTTTTATTTTAGGAATAACTTTTCATATCGTAACAAATAACACTATTTTTGGAAGACATATTTATGCAATGGGAGGAAATGTCGAAGCAGCAAGACTTTCTGGAATAAATATAAAAAGAAATACATTATTTGTTTTTATCCTCATGGGTGCTCTCACAGCTGTTGCTGGTATTATTTTAACTGCTCGTTTGAATGCTGCTACCACATCTGCTGGACAAAACTTTGAACTTGATGCAATTTCGGCAGCTATCATTGGTGGTACGAGCACAATGGGTGGAGTAGGTACGATATTTGGCGCAATTATCGGTGCTTTAGTTATGGCTAGCTTAGACAACGGCATGAGTCTTTTAAATATTGAAGTCACATGGCAGTACATTGTAAAAGGGAGTATTTTGCTATTAGCTGTCTGGGTAGATATTGCCACACGTAAGAAAAGCTAG
- a CDS encoding FeoB-associated Cys-rich membrane protein, translated as MLQEIIVITIVAAAAVFLIYKWLPKKKSAEEKTQGCSSSGCSGCSAEKQSTKLKKFS; from the coding sequence ATGCTTCAAGAAATTATTGTTATAACGATCGTTGCTGCAGCGGCCGTATTTCTTATTTATAAATGGTTACCGAAAAAAAAGTCCGCAGAAGAGAAGACTCAAGGATGTTCATCTTCAGGTTGCAGTGGATGTTCTGCGGAAAAGCAATCCACAAAACTTAAAAAGTTTTCATAA
- the feoB gene encoding ferrous iron transport protein B, whose protein sequence is MSIHADILSPTRIALVGNPNCGKTALFNALTGSRQKVANYAGVTVEKKEGTYLSPQGKKVKVVDLPGTYSLRARSPDEEVTRDVVLGKFAHENIPDAIICVADATNLHLGLRLVLELKKVGKPIVLALNMMDVARKRGYDIDIKLLSKELGVPVIPTVAIRKNGINELVAALEKEVGKNSSEIPTNDVNKEQKNITSNLKCVWTEPNALDVRSYHKEVERILCVANRKQGVASEWTKRLDSLLLHPVFGTLTLLFLLFAVFQAVFTLAEFPMEFIESSFASLQALVTESMPEGVLRNLLSDGIIAGVGSVLVFLPQILLLFFFLLLLEDTGYMARAAFLMDKLMGGVGLHGRAFIPLLSSFGCAIPGIMSTRTIESKRDRIITILIAPLMTCSARLPVYVLIIAAFIPAKTVFGFASLPGLVMFGLYLIGILSALAVAFVLKRFFIKGNVHPLLMELPTYKMPSLKNLFLGLTTRAKLFITKAGTLILALMILIWFLATYPNPPEGATLPAIDYSFAGMIGRFFEPILAPIGFNWQIAIALIPGMAAREVAVAALGTVYAISGSEEAVAEGLATTLSTAWSLPTALAFLTWYIFAPQCAPTLAVAKRETNTWLWPTVMFSYMFGLAYICAFIVFHVSQYFIG, encoded by the coding sequence ATGTCTATTCATGCAGATATTTTATCCCCTACCCGTATTGCTTTAGTTGGAAATCCTAACTGTGGAAAAACCGCTCTTTTTAATGCTTTAACAGGGAGCCGCCAGAAGGTTGCAAACTATGCGGGTGTGACTGTCGAAAAGAAAGAAGGAACATACTTAAGTCCACAGGGTAAAAAAGTAAAAGTCGTCGATTTACCTGGTACTTATAGCTTGAGAGCACGGAGCCCTGACGAAGAAGTCACTCGGGATGTTGTTTTGGGCAAATTTGCCCATGAAAATATCCCAGATGCTATTATTTGCGTGGCCGATGCCACTAACCTGCATCTGGGTCTTCGCCTTGTGCTTGAATTAAAAAAAGTTGGTAAACCTATCGTTTTAGCTTTAAATATGATGGATGTTGCGCGCAAACGTGGTTACGATATTGATATCAAGCTTCTCTCCAAAGAACTCGGTGTTCCTGTTATCCCAACTGTTGCTATTCGTAAAAATGGAATTAACGAACTTGTTGCGGCTCTTGAAAAAGAAGTTGGTAAAAATTCTTCTGAGATTCCTACCAATGATGTAAATAAAGAACAAAAAAATATCACTTCAAATTTAAAATGTGTTTGGACAGAACCCAATGCACTCGATGTACGTTCCTATCATAAGGAAGTTGAACGTATTCTCTGTGTTGCGAATAGAAAACAAGGTGTTGCATCTGAGTGGACAAAGAGACTAGATAGCTTATTATTACATCCAGTGTTTGGAACGTTAACACTTTTGTTTCTTTTATTTGCAGTTTTTCAAGCTGTCTTTACCTTAGCTGAATTCCCTATGGAATTCATTGAAAGCAGTTTTGCAAGCTTACAAGCTCTCGTGACCGAAAGTATGCCTGAAGGTGTCCTTCGTAATCTTCTTTCAGACGGTATAATTGCGGGTGTTGGTAGTGTTCTAGTGTTTTTACCGCAAATCCTGTTGCTGTTTTTCTTCCTGCTTTTATTAGAAGATACAGGATATATGGCTCGTGCAGCTTTCCTAATGGATAAACTTATGGGAGGGGTGGGTTTACACGGTCGTGCTTTTATCCCACTTTTATCAAGTTTTGGCTGTGCTATTCCTGGAATTATGTCCACCCGCACAATTGAGAGTAAAAGAGATCGTATTATCACGATTTTAATTGCGCCCCTTATGACGTGTTCTGCGCGTTTGCCTGTTTATGTTCTCATTATCGCAGCTTTTATTCCTGCAAAAACTGTATTTGGCTTTGCATCTTTACCTGGTTTAGTGATGTTTGGTCTTTATCTGATAGGTATTCTTTCTGCTTTGGCCGTTGCATTTGTTCTCAAAAGATTCTTTATCAAGGGAAATGTTCACCCATTGCTCATGGAACTTCCTACCTATAAAATGCCAAGCTTAAAAAATCTATTTTTAGGACTCACAACCCGTGCTAAGTTATTTATAACAAAGGCTGGTACTCTTATTCTAGCTCTTATGATTCTCATCTGGTTCTTAGCGACCTATCCAAATCCACCTGAAGGTGCAACATTACCAGCTATCGATTACTCATTTGCTGGTATGATTGGTCGCTTTTTTGAGCCTATTCTCGCTCCAATAGGTTTTAACTGGCAAATAGCAATTGCTCTTATTCCCGGTATGGCAGCAAGAGAAGTCGCTGTTGCTGCGCTTGGGACAGTGTATGCTATCAGTGGAAGTGAAGAAGCTGTTGCGGAAGGTTTAGCAACCACGCTCTCGACGGCTTGGTCTTTGCCAACCGCATTGGCTTTCCTAACTTGGTATATTTTTGCTCCTCAGTGCGCACCAACTTTAGCAGTAGCTAAGCGTGAAACAAACACCTGGCTTTGGCCTACAGTCATGTTCAGCTATATGTTTGGTTTAGCATATATTTGTGCATTTATCGTTTTTCATGTTTCACAATATTTCATTGGATAA
- a CDS encoding sugar ABC transporter substrate-binding protein, which yields MNHLTRRLFLRFSSLSLLLSTAFSINAFAAEDIRIGISLPTQRDIVWVRYKQGLEEAAKKLGVKILLQVSDQDASVQASQVENLLSQKVNALIIAPHDASAASTLVERAHKAGIKVISLDRLILNSDLDLYVSFDNPKIGELQGEYLVKNVPKGNYAVFLGAPTDNNSKILHDAAMKHIAPLVKKGDIKIVTEQNIQEWQPSVAQRLMENSLTANKNNINAVLAPNDNTAGGIIQALSSQKLAGKVYVTGQDAELTAAQRIAAGTQSMTIFKDQGKLSELALKIAKDMAEKKPIKATHFTANGNKNVPSVFLEPIIVDKNNIEKEFIQSGFFKKEDVYKFVTK from the coding sequence ATGAATCACTTGACCAGACGATTGTTTCTCCGTTTTTCATCATTAAGTCTTCTTCTCTCAACTGCTTTTTCTATAAACGCATTTGCTGCGGAAGACATTCGTATCGGTATCTCTTTGCCAACCCAAAGAGATATAGTTTGGGTTAGATACAAACAAGGTCTAGAAGAAGCTGCAAAAAAACTTGGTGTAAAAATCTTATTGCAAGTCTCCGATCAAGACGCCTCTGTACAAGCTTCACAAGTCGAAAATTTACTTTCACAAAAAGTAAATGCCTTAATCATTGCTCCACATGATGCGTCTGCTGCGAGTACGTTAGTTGAAAGAGCTCACAAAGCAGGCATCAAAGTGATTTCGCTCGATCGCTTGATTTTAAATTCTGATCTCGATCTCTATGTTTCATTCGACAATCCAAAAATTGGTGAGTTGCAAGGAGAATATTTAGTTAAAAATGTACCAAAAGGAAATTATGCTGTATTTCTTGGTGCACCAACGGATAATAATTCCAAAATATTACATGATGCAGCTATGAAACATATTGCTCCTCTTGTAAAAAAAGGAGATATAAAAATTGTTACAGAACAAAATATTCAAGAATGGCAACCCAGTGTAGCACAGCGTTTGATGGAAAACTCTTTAACTGCGAATAAAAATAATATAAATGCAGTTTTAGCACCTAATGACAATACCGCTGGTGGAATTATACAAGCACTGTCTTCGCAAAAATTAGCTGGAAAAGTTTATGTAACAGGGCAAGATGCCGAGTTAACTGCAGCGCAAAGAATTGCTGCTGGCACACAATCAATGACCATATTTAAGGATCAAGGTAAATTATCTGAACTTGCTCTTAAAATTGCAAAAGATATGGCTGAGAAAAAACCGATTAAGGCAACGCATTTTACTGCAAATGGAAATAAAAATGTTCCTTCCGTTTTCCTAGAACCTATTATAGTAGATAAAAATAATATTGAAAAAGAATTTATTCAATCTGGTTTCTTTAAGAAAGAAGATGTTTATAAATTTGTAACTAAATAA
- the ppdK gene encoding pyruvate, phosphate dikinase: protein MSFVYFFGSGYADGNASMKSELGGKGANLAEMTALGLPVPAGFTISTRVCLEYIRDGASFSRELMNQIETALKKTEDSMGAKFADARNPLLVSVRSGARISMPGMMDTVLNLGLNEMTVEALATKTDNPRFAYDSYRRFIQMYSSVVKDLETHYMEDELESFKKMNGYKEDTELTASDLKELVGVFKAIYQKHIMEAFPEDPYEQLWQAIGAVFKSWNCPRAKKYREIHSISHDWGTAVNICSMVYGNMGSTSGTGVCFTRDPSTGENVFYGEFLINAQGEDVVAGIRTPKPLHLLEKEMPEVFIQLENVRNKLEAHYRDVQDIEFTIQEGKLYILQTRNAKRTTQAALKIAIDFAKEGLMTKEEALLRVNAQDLDKLLHPTLDPRAHKQLIAKGLPASPGAVSGRAVFTALEAESWAARGELVILVRDETSPEDIGGMYASQGFLTARGGMTSHAAVVARQMGKCCIAGCSSLNISQTQKSVKVSGIEILEGDWLTLDGTTGEVMLGKVETKNAELSGDFSIFMDWAKEIRHMKVRANADTPRDAQYARSFGAEGIGLCRTEHMFFEENRLPVVRQMILSKNSLERKAALDKLLPFQRDDFVGILSAMEGYEVTIRLLDPPLHEFLPHTDKDMMTLAAQLGFSLEDLKQRVRALHEANPMLGHRGCRLGISHPEIYEMQVRAILEASEICKEQGKKVFPEIMIPLVGIETELKWLRDRLQKIAPNLPFGTMIEVPRAALVADKIARHADFFSFGTNDLTQTTYGFSRDDSAPFLRVYKQEHILEEDPFAVIDQDGVGRLIKLACELGRKENPGLKLGICGEHGGEPASVQFCNNLGLNYVSCSPFRIPIAMLAAAQAVVKK from the coding sequence ATGAGTTTTGTATATTTTTTTGGAAGTGGATACGCTGATGGCAATGCTTCAATGAAATCAGAATTAGGCGGGAAAGGAGCAAATCTAGCTGAAATGACAGCACTTGGTTTACCGGTGCCTGCAGGCTTTACAATCTCTACTCGTGTGTGTCTCGAATATATTAGAGATGGAGCTTCTTTTTCTCGGGAACTTATGAATCAAATCGAAACAGCTCTCAAAAAAACAGAAGATTCGATGGGCGCAAAATTTGCGGATGCTCGCAACCCCTTGTTGGTCAGTGTGCGTTCTGGAGCTCGCATCTCAATGCCAGGTATGATGGACACAGTCTTAAATCTAGGACTGAATGAAATGACCGTTGAAGCTCTGGCTACGAAAACTGACAATCCCCGCTTTGCGTATGATTCTTATCGGCGCTTTATTCAGATGTATTCGAGTGTTGTTAAAGATCTTGAAACGCATTATATGGAAGATGAATTGGAATCATTTAAAAAAATGAATGGTTATAAAGAAGATACCGAGCTCACGGCATCCGATCTTAAAGAATTGGTTGGCGTTTTTAAAGCAATTTATCAAAAACACATCATGGAAGCTTTCCCTGAAGATCCTTATGAACAACTCTGGCAAGCAATTGGTGCTGTGTTTAAAAGCTGGAATTGCCCAAGAGCTAAAAAATACCGTGAGATTCACTCCATTTCCCACGATTGGGGAACAGCGGTAAATATTTGTTCCATGGTTTATGGCAACATGGGGTCAACTTCAGGAACTGGGGTTTGTTTTACCCGTGATCCTTCCACAGGTGAAAATGTCTTTTATGGTGAGTTTTTAATCAATGCCCAGGGAGAGGATGTGGTGGCGGGGATTCGTACACCAAAACCATTGCATTTATTAGAAAAAGAAATGCCAGAAGTTTTTATTCAGCTTGAAAATGTGCGTAATAAACTAGAAGCACACTACCGTGATGTTCAAGATATTGAGTTTACTATTCAGGAAGGGAAGCTTTATATTTTACAGACGCGCAACGCAAAAAGGACAACTCAAGCCGCTCTCAAAATTGCCATCGATTTTGCTAAAGAAGGATTGATGACAAAAGAAGAGGCTCTACTGAGAGTGAATGCTCAAGATCTCGATAAACTCCTCCATCCAACTTTGGATCCCAGAGCGCATAAGCAATTGATAGCAAAAGGCTTACCGGCTTCACCTGGAGCTGTTTCTGGCAGAGCTGTATTTACTGCCCTTGAAGCGGAGAGTTGGGCAGCCCGAGGAGAATTGGTTATATTGGTGCGCGATGAAACTTCGCCCGAGGACATTGGTGGGATGTATGCTTCACAAGGATTTCTCACCGCGCGGGGAGGAATGACTTCTCATGCCGCAGTTGTTGCAAGACAAATGGGAAAATGCTGTATAGCGGGTTGCTCTTCTTTAAATATTTCTCAAACACAAAAATCTGTAAAAGTCTCAGGCATAGAAATTCTAGAAGGTGATTGGCTTACATTAGATGGTACGACGGGCGAAGTTATGCTTGGCAAAGTCGAAACAAAAAATGCTGAATTAAGCGGGGATTTTTCTATTTTTATGGATTGGGCTAAAGAAATTAGGCATATGAAAGTACGTGCCAATGCAGATACTCCACGTGATGCTCAATATGCTCGGAGTTTTGGCGCTGAAGGAATAGGTCTCTGTAGAACTGAGCATATGTTTTTTGAGGAAAATAGATTGCCCGTTGTTCGACAAATGATTTTATCAAAGAATAGTTTAGAGAGAAAAGCGGCCTTAGATAAACTACTGCCATTTCAGAGAGATGATTTTGTTGGTATTTTAAGCGCTATGGAAGGATATGAAGTCACTATTCGTTTGCTCGATCCACCTTTGCACGAGTTTTTGCCGCACACTGATAAGGATATGATGACCTTAGCAGCACAGCTTGGTTTTTCTCTGGAAGATCTGAAGCAACGCGTGCGAGCTCTCCATGAAGCCAATCCTATGCTCGGTCATCGTGGATGTCGCTTAGGCATTTCTCACCCAGAAATTTATGAAATGCAGGTGCGGGCAATTTTAGAAGCAAGTGAAATTTGTAAAGAACAGGGCAAAAAAGTCTTTCCAGAAATTATGATTCCACTTGTCGGAATAGAAACTGAACTGAAATGGCTTAGAGATCGTTTGCAAAAAATAGCGCCCAACTTACCATTTGGCACGATGATTGAAGTTCCGCGAGCGGCTTTAGTTGCCGATAAAATTGCACGGCACGCTGATTTTTTTAGTTTTGGTACAAATGATTTAACTCAAACGACTTATGGCTTTAGCCGTGACGATTCAGCTCCATTTTTAAGAGTTTATAAGCAAGAGCATATTCTTGAAGAAGATCCTTTTGCCGTGATTGATCAAGACGGTGTTGGGCGTCTGATAAAACTTGCCTGTGAACTCGGTCGTAAGGAAAATCCAGGACTTAAACTTGGTATTTGTGGTGAACATGGTGGTGAGCCAGCAAGTGTTCAGTTTTGTAATAATTTAGGCTTAAATTATGTTAGTTGTTCACCTTTTCGCATACCAATTGCAATGCTTGCTGCAGCTCAGGCAGTTGTGAAGAAATAA
- a CDS encoding FeoA family protein: MQTKMANPLDFGIHLDQCDVSTDTELVSLCELKIGEKAVVIEIDEKKLGLENTLPAGELEKRLLEMGFIEGTEVTLEHQGMIGKDPIAVLIRVCSLVALRRKEAQAILVRKIA; encoded by the coding sequence ATGCAGACAAAAATGGCCAATCCATTGGATTTTGGCATCCATCTCGATCAATGTGACGTTTCAACAGACACAGAGCTCGTGTCTCTTTGCGAGCTCAAAATTGGCGAAAAAGCAGTTGTCATTGAAATCGATGAAAAAAAATTAGGATTAGAAAACACTCTTCCAGCAGGCGAACTCGAAAAAAGACTCTTAGAAATGGGATTTATTGAAGGAACGGAAGTCACTTTAGAGCACCAAGGGATGATTGGTAAAGATCCTATCGCTGTCCTGATCCGTGTTTGCTCTTTGGTTGCATTGCGTCGCAAAGAAGCTCAAGCAATTTTGGTTAGAAAGATCGCCTAA
- a CDS encoding xylose ABC transporter ATP-binding protein: MKNISKKFGAIKALSSVNLSVKKGEIHALCGENGAGKSTLMKIVSGLYPAGNYEGEIFVDGVLQNFRGTRDSELAGIAIIYQELALVKDMTVCENIFLGHEYTKSIFIDWEKSFNEAKKILQEVKLNVNPSDKISQLGVGEQQLVEIAKAIAKNANILILDEPTAALTEKEADNLLEIIKELRNKGKTCIYISHRLKEIYKIADRITILRDGKTIITSDKKDLCEDKLITKMVGRDLTEIYPRVEKKPGKVVFEVRNWTVQDPETGLKVVKNVSFKLHQGEILGIAGLMGAGRTELVMSIFGAWGKITSGELYLNGKKLNISKEKDAIQEGIALVSEDRKRFGLILGMNIKENITLSSIENITQFGIVDENKEISKSHKYVRDLKIKIHSIEELSGNLSGGNQQKVVLSKWLMTNPKVLILDEPTRGIDIGAKFEIYKIMNELIENGVCILMISSELQEILGVSDRILIMHEGEFKGDILYKNASQEKIMRYATGHTKGDELTV; this comes from the coding sequence ATGAAAAATATTAGTAAAAAATTTGGGGCGATTAAAGCATTGTCTTCTGTGAATTTATCGGTAAAAAAGGGGGAAATCCATGCACTGTGCGGAGAAAATGGTGCTGGAAAATCTACCTTAATGAAGATAGTAAGTGGCTTATATCCAGCTGGGAATTATGAAGGTGAAATATTCGTCGATGGCGTTCTGCAAAACTTTAGAGGGACGCGGGATAGTGAACTTGCAGGTATAGCTATTATTTATCAAGAGTTGGCTCTCGTAAAAGACATGACTGTCTGCGAAAATATTTTTTTAGGTCATGAATATACAAAAAGCATATTTATTGATTGGGAGAAATCCTTTAATGAAGCAAAAAAAATATTGCAAGAAGTGAAATTAAATGTAAATCCATCGGATAAAATTTCTCAGCTAGGTGTCGGTGAGCAGCAGTTGGTTGAAATCGCAAAAGCAATCGCGAAAAATGCAAATATTTTAATTTTAGATGAGCCCACTGCCGCTTTAACAGAAAAAGAAGCGGATAATCTTTTAGAAATAATAAAAGAACTTAGAAATAAAGGTAAAACCTGTATTTATATTTCACACAGGCTCAAAGAAATATATAAAATTGCAGATCGGATCACTATTTTGCGCGATGGAAAGACTATTATTACGAGTGATAAAAAGGATTTATGCGAAGATAAATTGATTACTAAAATGGTGGGAAGAGATTTAACAGAGATTTATCCGCGCGTTGAGAAAAAACCAGGCAAAGTTGTTTTTGAAGTGAGAAATTGGACAGTTCAAGACCCTGAAACAGGGCTAAAAGTTGTTAAGAATGTCAGTTTTAAATTGCATCAAGGAGAGATACTAGGCATTGCTGGACTGATGGGGGCAGGGCGTACAGAACTTGTTATGAGTATATTTGGCGCATGGGGTAAGATAACGAGTGGTGAATTATATTTAAACGGGAAAAAATTAAATATTTCTAAAGAAAAAGATGCAATTCAAGAAGGAATTGCCTTAGTTTCTGAAGATCGAAAGAGATTTGGCTTAATACTTGGAATGAATATTAAAGAAAATATCACGTTGTCTAGTATTGAAAATATCACCCAATTTGGCATTGTCGATGAAAACAAAGAAATCTCAAAAAGTCATAAATATGTTCGAGATTTAAAAATTAAAATTCATTCGATCGAAGAATTATCCGGAAATTTAAGTGGTGGAAATCAACAAAAAGTAGTTCTTTCTAAATGGCTTATGACGAATCCAAAGGTTTTAATACTGGATGAACCAACACGTGGTATAGATATTGGTGCTAAATTTGAAATTTATAAAATCATGAATGAATTGATTGAGAACGGTGTTTGCATTTTAATGATTTCGTCAGAATTACAAGAAATATTAGGAGTGAGTGATCGTATTTTAATCATGCATGAAGGGGAGTTTAAGGGCGATATATTATATAAAAATGCTTCACAAGAAAAGATAATGCGTTATGCAACAGGACATACTAAAGGAGATGAATTGACTGTATGA
- a CDS encoding sugar MFS transporter translates to MVTVAQNPRPHDQNPIPKTQENSKPAIAVVSTLFFLFGFITCLNDVLIPHLKELFSLNYAQTMLVQTTFFAAYFIVSMPASKLIEKVGYKNSFLVGLALTALGCFSFVLAAKIAIYGVFLGGLFILASGVTVIQVAANPYLTTIGSKARASSRLIFAQGLNSLGTTIAPLIGSALILSVAVKSADEIVALSALDLEIYRSTQAGSVQLPYLGLTLFVIIIAVALCFFKFPNNKVAVQNNLNSNVKFKLFDHPDLVMGTLAIFAYVGAEVAIGSLMINYISQPTIGNILFDEAGKYLSLYWGGAMVGRFIGAFVTTKIKPSKVLFTHAIIACALVTSTIMGTGYFAMTCIVAVGLFNSIMFPTIFVLSTERLGSFVEKGSGIICMAIVGGAIVPLIQGYVADISNLSISYIVPLICYVYIAFFALRAKNGISVK, encoded by the coding sequence ATGGTTACAGTTGCTCAGAATCCTCGTCCCCATGATCAAAATCCAATCCCGAAAACTCAAGAAAATAGCAAACCAGCCATTGCCGTAGTTTCAACGCTTTTTTTTCTTTTTGGTTTCATTACTTGTCTCAATGACGTTCTGATTCCACATTTGAAAGAATTATTTTCTTTAAATTATGCGCAGACTATGCTTGTGCAGACTACATTTTTCGCAGCTTATTTTATAGTTTCTATGCCTGCAAGTAAGCTTATTGAAAAAGTGGGTTATAAAAATAGTTTTTTAGTCGGTCTCGCATTAACAGCTTTGGGCTGTTTTTCTTTTGTCCTGGCAGCAAAAATTGCCATTTATGGCGTTTTTCTTGGGGGATTATTTATTTTAGCGAGTGGTGTTACAGTCATTCAAGTTGCGGCAAATCCCTATTTAACTACGATTGGTTCAAAAGCACGTGCTTCGAGTCGGCTTATTTTTGCCCAAGGATTAAATTCTTTAGGAACAACCATTGCTCCTTTAATTGGTTCAGCACTTATCCTTTCAGTTGCAGTAAAATCAGCAGATGAAATCGTAGCGTTATCGGCTCTGGATTTAGAAATATATAGATCAACTCAGGCAGGTTCAGTTCAGTTACCTTATTTAGGATTAACCTTATTTGTTATTATAATTGCGGTTGCTTTATGCTTTTTTAAATTTCCAAATAATAAAGTTGCAGTCCAAAATAATTTAAATTCTAATGTTAAATTTAAATTATTTGATCACCCAGATCTTGTTATGGGCACTCTTGCTATTTTTGCTTATGTCGGAGCAGAAGTTGCAATAGGAAGTCTAATGATTAATTATATTTCTCAACCTACAATTGGTAATATTCTTTTTGATGAAGCTGGGAAATATTTATCACTCTATTGGGGCGGTGCTATGGTTGGTCGCTTTATTGGTGCATTTGTAACAACAAAAATAAAACCAAGCAAAGTCTTATTCACTCATGCGATAATCGCTTGCGCATTGGTCACAAGTACTATAATGGGTACAGGTTATTTTGCCATGACATGTATTGTTGCTGTGGGTTTATTTAATTCTATTATGTTCCCAACAATTTTTGTTTTAAGTACTGAGCGCCTAGGTTCCTTTGTAGAAAAAGGTTCTGGTATTATTTGTATGGCAATTGTTGGTGGAGCCATTGTTCCATTAATCCAAGGTTACGTAGCAGATATTTCTAATTTAAGTATCAGTTATATCGTTCCCTTAATCTGTTACGTTTATATAGCGTTTTTTGCACTTAGAGCTAAAAATGGAATATCGGTTAAATAA